The following proteins come from a genomic window of Lytechinus pictus isolate F3 Inbred chromosome 1, Lp3.0, whole genome shotgun sequence:
- the LOC129257306 gene encoding protein adenylyltransferase SelO-like gives MVNGAELYCTKNMKVESVILVLLFYFINCSSNQKIKHYEKQSCSRHGYFATPITCPVNDASHAGDGAEDDFDHFDFESEQADYALEMGHQHYQSKKIRNTLITRFSQWHFPSNHLLFDSFPIDPMKENYVRQVKNIIFSQVLPTPLKDKAKLVAYSEDVLGSLLDLHPLVTEAEPFVAFVAGNTFLDKSIPLAHRYGGHQFGSWSGQLGDGRAHLLGEYINRKGERWELQLKGSGKTPYSRHGDGRAVLRSSVREFLGSEAMFYLGVPTSRALSLVISEDPIWRDQFYDGNPRQEKAGVVLRLAPSWFRIGSLEILAKNGEINLLRSLLDFIIVHHFTEIDSEYNDSYLAFFSEVVKQTAYMIAKWQSVGFAHGVMNTDNFSLLSITIDYGPFGFLDAYDPEFIPNTSDDEGRYSYEKQPDVGLFNMQKLADALTPLLSMNQRKQLPTISSGYVDIYKKRFMELFKKKLGLIGTEERDEYIVAMLLKMMEDTHSDFTMTFRQLGIITMATLQSSSWDATELWALTDLSRHKMFPDWVRMYAERQEVLSVEKDLERRKGMNSVNPNYILRTWMAQSAIEDAEKGDFTTVKKLLQILSKPFENQLEADERGYASRPPYWASDVRVSCSS, from the exons ATGGTCAATGGCGCTGAGCTGTACTGCACCAAAAACATGAAGGTCGAATCGGTTATTTTAGTCCTGCTCTTCTATTTTATTAATTGTAGTAGTAatcagaaaataaaacattacgAGAAACAAAGTTGCAGCAGACATGGATACTTTGCAACGCCCATTACCTGCCCTGTCAACGATGCCAGCCACGCCGGTGACGGAGCAGAGGATGATTTTgatcattttgattttgaatctGAACAAGCTGACTATGCATTGGAAATGGGCCACCAACATTACCAGAGCAAGAAAATTCGCAATACTCTCATCACGAGATTTTCCCAGTGGCATTTCCCCAGTAACCATTTGCTGTTTG attCTTTTCCAATTGACCCCATGAAAGAGAATTATGTGAGGCAGGTGAAGAATATTATCTTCTCTCAGGTTCTCCCAACTCCACTCAAGGACAAGGCAAAGCTTGTAGCATACTCAGAAGATGTGTTAGGCAGTCTACTAGACCTGCACCCCTTAGTGACAGAAGCTGAACCATTTGTGGCTTTTGTTGCTGGAAATACATTTCTTGATAAATCCATACCTTTAGCCCATCGTTATGGAGGGCATCAG tTTGGTAGTTGGTCTGGTCAACTGGGAGATGGCAGAGCTCACCTTCTTGGTGAATATATCAACAG aaaaggagaaagatggGAGCTTCAGCTGAAAGGTTCTGGTAAGACTCCATATTCCAGACACGGAGATGGTCGAGCAGTACTTCGCTCCTCAGTAAGGGAGTTCTTAGGCTCAGAAGCTATGTTCTATCTAGGAGTTCCTACGTCAAGAGCTTTGAG TCTGGTTATAAGTGAGGATCCTATATGGAGAGATCAGTTCTATGATGGTAATCCAAGACAAGAGAAGGCAGGTGTGGTCCTGAGACTAGCGCCCTCATGGTTCCGAATAGGATCTTTGGAGATTCTCGCCAAGAATGGAGAAATCAACTTACTCAG ATCTCTGTTAGACTTCATCATTGTGCACCACTTTACAGAGATTGATTCGGAATATAATGATAGCTATCTTGCATTTTTCTCTGAGGTTGTCAAGCAGACAGCTTACATGATAGCAAAATGGCAATCTGTTGGTTTTGCGCACG GTGTAATGAATACAGATAACTTCAGTCTACTTTCTATCACCATTGACTATGGTCCATTTGGTTTCTTAGATGCCTATGACCCAGAGTTTATACCGAACACATCAGATGACGAGGGTCGTTATAGTTATGAGAAGCAACCTGATGTGGGACTATTCAATATGCAGAAGTTAGCAGATGCTCTGACACCCCTGCTGTCTATGAATCAGAGAAAACA GTTGCCCACCATCTCTTCTGGATATGTGGATATTTACAAGAAAAGATTTATGGAACTTTTCAAAAAGAAACTTGGACTTATTGGAACAGAAGAACGAGATGAATACATAGTAGCAATGTTATTAAAG ATGATGGAGGACACTCACTCTGACTTCACCATGACCTTTAGGCAGCTTGGGATCATCACCATGGCAACGTTACAGTCCTCTTCATGGGATGCTACTGAGCTTTGGGCTTTGACAGATCTGAGCAGACACAAGATGTTTCCAGATTGGGTCCGAATGTATGCAGAGAGACAAGAAGTGTTAAGTGTGGAAAAAGACTTGGAGAGGAGAAAAGGGATGAATT CTGTAAATCCTAATTATATTTTGAGAACATGGATGGCTCAGAGTGCAATTGAAGATGCAGAAAAGGGAGACTTTACTACTGTCAAGAAGCTACTACAAATTCTGAGCAAACCATTTGAAAATCAACTAGAAGCTGATGAAAGAGGCTACGCCAGCAGACCCCCATACTGGGCATCAGATGTTAGGGTCAGTTGTTCATCATGA